One genomic segment of Hordeum vulgare subsp. vulgare chromosome 2H, MorexV3_pseudomolecules_assembly, whole genome shotgun sequence includes these proteins:
- the LOC123430469 gene encoding uncharacterized protein LOC123430469 codes for MTEPQRSPFSRHVAQIQSTKMGLSFSKRVDAALRRAPAFAVACDAAFNRCLADAQHAFSGVRPYQLADASAHLHSALRGSLPLVRRWVPSPPPRVRVDSALRAAGLEGAGELSRAQFGEFAAELFREAVLAGAAEAALVRAPAGAAGVLGVAIVSRAGAGAAGKLVAAYAAGVAAAVYLSLG; via the coding sequence ATGACGGAACCACAGCGAAGCCCATTCTCCCGTCACGTCGCCCAAATCCAATCCACGAAGATGGgcctgagcttctcgaagcgcgtGGACGCGGCGCTCCGGCGGGCGCCGGCGTTCGCCGTCGCCTGCGACGCCGCCTTCAACCGCTGCCTCGCCGACGCCCAGCACGCCTTCTCCGGCGTCCGCCCCTACCAGCTCGCGGACGCGTCGGCTCACCTCCACTCGGCCCTGCGGGGCTCCCTCCCTCTCGTCCGCCGCTGGgtgccctcgccgccgccgcgtgTCCGCGTAGATTCCGCGCTGCGCGCCGCCGGGCTGGAAGGCGCCGGCGAGCTCTCGCGGGCTCAGTTCGGGGAGTTCGCGGCGGAGCTGTTCAGGGAGGCCGTGCTCGCCGGCGCGGCCGAGGCGGCGCTCGTCCGTGCCCCGGCCGGCGCGGCCGGGGTCCTCGGGGTGGCCATCGTGTCCCGCGCCGGCGCCGGGGCAGCTGGGAAGTTGGTCGCCGCTTACGCCGCCGGCGTCGCCGCTGCTGTTTACCTCAGCTTGGGCTAG